The following are encoded together in the Bos indicus isolate NIAB-ARS_2022 breed Sahiwal x Tharparkar chromosome 29, NIAB-ARS_B.indTharparkar_mat_pri_1.0, whole genome shotgun sequence genome:
- the SAXO4 gene encoding stabilizer of axonemal microtubules 4 isoform X2 produces MMGKLPLGVVSPYVKMSSGGCTDPLKFYATSYCTAYGREDFKPRVGSHRGTGYKSNYRPVVSYQPHLDALDNTATGYSLSNPSSPPAFPGLSPQGHRTSSDQLQPLRLGSGVLGDSGTGPQPGTQREQGCNNFQTVTSQSYRPLEVPDGTHPLPWNLHQTNSGYSREKASAVTPIKEVRKVHFDTQDYGPQAITGLEPKDAPLLHQQQNKGSLEWENAGHGPRFMTSEYNSKYLKEPSHQPDLLQKNSVGAKEETGFTEESNKNPIVFQPPSQALPGDPVLLPGRSVTKSDFLPISHPHGDEFLPVLARGSERETGFSRVNERTLNPRVPPPCPEPSSMNHWQFQSPQRMQQTNVALLGRETVGNKEPSGFSLNNPSYVRSPYDPDMDNRYLTTYNQGYFENIPKGLDREGWTRGGLQPQKPGGYALNQPVTRLEATPTPTESLRRLHPHVGRTLISVDPFYRTAPPSGHVSRFTAPN; encoded by the exons ATGATGGGAAAACTCCCCCTGGGGGTTGTCTCCCCTTATGTGAAGATGAGTTCGGGGGGCTGCACAGACCCTCTGAAATTCTACGCCACCAGCTACTGTACAGCCTACG GTCGGGAGGATTTCAAGCCCCGCGTGGGCAGTCACAGAGGCACAGGCTACAAATCAAATTACCGGCCTGTGGTCTCCTATCAACCGCATCTCGATGCCCTGGATAACACGGCCACGGGGTACAGTCTGTCCAACCCCTCCTCACCCCCTGCCTTCCCAGGCCTTAGCCCTCAGGGCCATCGGACCTCATCAGACCAACTCCAGCCTCTGCGCCTGGGGTCTGGGGTCCTGGGGGACTCAGGGACTGGTCCTCAGCCTGGGACCCAAAG GGAACAAGGCTGCAACAATTTCCAGACCGTGACCAGTCAGAGTTACCGCCCCCTGGAGGTGCCCGATGGCACACACCCACTGCCCTGGAACTTGCACCAGACCAACTCTGGCTACTCTCGGGAGAAAGCCAGTGCGGTCACCCCCATCAAGGAG gtCAGGAAGGTCCATTTTGACACCCAGGACTATGGGCCCCAGgccatcacggggctggagcccAAGGATGCGCCCCTGCTCCACCAGCAGCAGAACAAGGGATCGCTGGAGTGGGAGAACGCGGGACAT GGCCCCCGCTTTATGACTTCCGAGTATAATTCCAAGTATCTCAAGGAGCCGTCACATCAGCCGG ATCTCTTGCAGAAGAATTCAGTTGGTGCCAAGGAGGAGACTGGCTTCACCGAAGAGTCCAACAAGAACCCCATCGTCTTCCAGCCGCCCTCCCAGGCCCTTCCTGGGGACCCA GTCCTCCTCCCTGGCCGGAGTGTCACCAAGTCGGACTTTCTCCCCATTTCCCACCCTCAT GGGGATGAGTTCTTGCCAGTGCTGGCCAGAGGCTCCGAGCGGGAGACGGGCTTCAGCCGAGTGAATGAGAGGACCCTGAATCCCAGA gtgccccctccctgcccagaaCCCAGCAGCATGAACCATTGGCAATTCCAGTCTCCCCAGAGGATGCAACAGACAAATGTTGCCCTGCTTGGCCGGGAGACCGTGGGCAACAAG GAGCCCTCAGGGTTCAGCCTTAACAACCCCAGCTATGTCCGGAGCCCCTATGACCCTGACATGGATAATCGCTACCTGACCACCTACAACCAAGG ATACTTCGAGAACATCCCCAAGGGCCTGGACCGCGAGGGCTGGACTCGAGGTGGCCTGCAGCCCCAGAAGCCAGGAGGCTATGCCCTCAACCAGCCGGTCACCCGCCTggaggccacccccacccccacggaGAGCCTGAGGCGCCTGCACCCTCACGTGGGCAG AACCCTGATCTCTGTGGACCCCTTCTACCGAACTGCGCCTCCCAGCGGCCACGTGAGCCGCTTCACTGCGCCCAACTGA
- the SAXO4 gene encoding stabilizer of axonemal microtubules 4 isoform X1 — protein MMGKLPLGVVSPYVKMSSGGCTDPLKFYATSYCTAYGREDFKPRVGSHRGTGYKSNYRPVVSYQPHLDALDNTATGEQGCNNFQTVTSQSYRPLEVPDGTHPLPWNLHQTNSGYSREKASAVTPIKEVRKVHFDTQDYGPQAITGLEPKDAPLLHQQQNKGSLEWENAGHGPRFMTSEYNSKYLKEPSHQPDLLQKNSVGAKEETGFTEESNKNPIVFQPPSQALPGDPVLLPGRSVTKSDFLPISHPHGDEFLPVLARGSERETGFSRVNERTLNPRVPPPCPEPSSMNHWQFQSPQRMQQTNVALLGRETVGNKEPSGFSLNNPSYVRSPYDPDMDNRYLTTYNQGYFENIPKGLDREGWTRGGLQPQKPGGYALNQPVTRLEATPTPTESLRRLHPHVGRTLISVDPFYRTAPPSGHVSRFTAPN, from the exons ATGATGGGAAAACTCCCCCTGGGGGTTGTCTCCCCTTATGTGAAGATGAGTTCGGGGGGCTGCACAGACCCTCTGAAATTCTACGCCACCAGCTACTGTACAGCCTACG GTCGGGAGGATTTCAAGCCCCGCGTGGGCAGTCACAGAGGCACAGGCTACAAATCAAATTACCGGCCTGTGGTCTCCTATCAACCGCATCTCGATGCCCTGGATAACACGGCCACGGG GGAACAAGGCTGCAACAATTTCCAGACCGTGACCAGTCAGAGTTACCGCCCCCTGGAGGTGCCCGATGGCACACACCCACTGCCCTGGAACTTGCACCAGACCAACTCTGGCTACTCTCGGGAGAAAGCCAGTGCGGTCACCCCCATCAAGGAG gtCAGGAAGGTCCATTTTGACACCCAGGACTATGGGCCCCAGgccatcacggggctggagcccAAGGATGCGCCCCTGCTCCACCAGCAGCAGAACAAGGGATCGCTGGAGTGGGAGAACGCGGGACAT GGCCCCCGCTTTATGACTTCCGAGTATAATTCCAAGTATCTCAAGGAGCCGTCACATCAGCCGG ATCTCTTGCAGAAGAATTCAGTTGGTGCCAAGGAGGAGACTGGCTTCACCGAAGAGTCCAACAAGAACCCCATCGTCTTCCAGCCGCCCTCCCAGGCCCTTCCTGGGGACCCA GTCCTCCTCCCTGGCCGGAGTGTCACCAAGTCGGACTTTCTCCCCATTTCCCACCCTCAT GGGGATGAGTTCTTGCCAGTGCTGGCCAGAGGCTCCGAGCGGGAGACGGGCTTCAGCCGAGTGAATGAGAGGACCCTGAATCCCAGA gtgccccctccctgcccagaaCCCAGCAGCATGAACCATTGGCAATTCCAGTCTCCCCAGAGGATGCAACAGACAAATGTTGCCCTGCTTGGCCGGGAGACCGTGGGCAACAAG GAGCCCTCAGGGTTCAGCCTTAACAACCCCAGCTATGTCCGGAGCCCCTATGACCCTGACATGGATAATCGCTACCTGACCACCTACAACCAAGG ATACTTCGAGAACATCCCCAAGGGCCTGGACCGCGAGGGCTGGACTCGAGGTGGCCTGCAGCCCCAGAAGCCAGGAGGCTATGCCCTCAACCAGCCGGTCACCCGCCTggaggccacccccacccccacggaGAGCCTGAGGCGCCTGCACCCTCACGTGGGCAG AACCCTGATCTCTGTGGACCCCTTCTACCGAACTGCGCCTCCCAGCGGCCACGTGAGCCGCTTCACTGCGCCCAACTGA